The following are from one region of the Rhizobium sullae genome:
- a CDS encoding TfoX/Sxy family protein yields MDAAGIEEMFQGLGPVTIKRMFGGKGIYHLGRIVAVEVGGEVLLKADGESSPEFAAAGSSQWVYEGKKGNPVKMPYWSIPEAAYDDPDEMAKWVRLAYEASLRAE; encoded by the coding sequence ATGGACGCGGCTGGTATAGAGGAAATGTTTCAGGGGCTCGGTCCCGTGACGATCAAGCGCATGTTCGGCGGCAAGGGCATCTATCACCTCGGCCGCATCGTCGCCGTCGAAGTCGGCGGCGAGGTGCTGCTCAAGGCGGACGGCGAGAGCTCGCCGGAATTTGCCGCAGCGGGCTCCAGCCAATGGGTCTATGAGGGCAAGAAAGGCAATCCGGTTAAAATGCCCTACTGGTCGATCCCGGAAGCCGCCTATGACGATCCGGATGAAATGGCGAAATGGGTCCGGCTTGCCTACGAGGCGTCGCTCAGAGCCGAATAA